A stretch of Paludisphaera borealis DNA encodes these proteins:
- a CDS encoding serine/threonine-protein kinase, protein MSSPVRVVCRGCLRSVEIGAGDDLDVEPSGECPFCGQPLDSRSPATGSTADGDGADDSNERNGVSSHSTSDWVTTWSRGSLGSLGRFQLRERLGDGGFGEVFLAYDPRLDRDVALKVLRLANPSERVMERFFREARAAARLDHPNIVAVHDAGFDKGRCWVAYHHVSGRPLWWCRDHHPFDPAAAARILRELADAVDHAHQLGVLHRDIKPANILIDDHGRPRLIDFGLARRSDLDSSLTHDGAIVGTPAYMSPEQALGLSRQVDERSDVFSLGVIFFEILAGRRPGLSATLATPNATSLDGQKPNRADRTSPLAINPAVPPALNRICMRAMADKPDERYPTARALADDLDAWLHKQVGRKRGGAAKKAVIATGLVLLSLASVASGWMLANLRPWGAATRGASPEISRLLSPSTDDDGREIPTSTPTQAPSPTSREPHASTVALGDSRFVGNLRKKRYHLATCDDVKAMAGANIYRLKDLAEAVELGLKPCDHCQPDSQPVPQSKE, encoded by the coding sequence ATGAGTTCTCCGGTCCGAGTCGTCTGCCGGGGATGTTTGCGAAGCGTGGAGATCGGAGCCGGCGACGACCTCGACGTCGAGCCGAGTGGAGAGTGTCCTTTTTGCGGGCAGCCGCTCGACAGCCGGTCGCCGGCGACCGGCTCGACGGCGGACGGCGACGGCGCCGACGATTCGAACGAGCGGAACGGCGTAAGTTCTCACTCGACCTCGGATTGGGTGACGACCTGGAGCCGAGGCTCGCTCGGCAGCCTGGGCCGGTTTCAGCTTCGCGAGCGGCTGGGCGACGGCGGTTTCGGCGAGGTCTTCCTGGCCTACGACCCGAGGCTCGACCGTGACGTCGCCCTCAAGGTGCTGCGCCTGGCCAATCCCAGCGAGCGGGTGATGGAGCGCTTCTTTCGCGAGGCGCGCGCCGCGGCCCGGCTCGATCATCCCAACATCGTCGCGGTGCATGACGCCGGGTTCGACAAGGGGCGATGCTGGGTGGCCTACCATCACGTCAGCGGCCGGCCGCTCTGGTGGTGCCGCGACCACCATCCGTTCGATCCGGCGGCCGCGGCGCGGATCCTCCGCGAGCTGGCCGACGCCGTCGATCACGCGCATCAGCTCGGCGTCTTGCACCGCGACATCAAGCCGGCCAACATCCTGATCGACGACCACGGCCGTCCCCGGCTGATCGACTTCGGCCTCGCCCGCAGGTCCGATCTCGACTCCAGCCTCACCCACGACGGCGCCATCGTGGGGACGCCCGCCTACATGAGCCCCGAGCAGGCGCTCGGCCTGAGCCGGCAGGTCGACGAGCGGAGCGACGTCTTCAGCCTGGGCGTGATCTTCTTCGAGATCCTCGCCGGACGGCGGCCGGGGCTTTCCGCGACCCTCGCGACCCCGAACGCGACGAGCCTCGACGGTCAGAAGCCCAATCGAGCCGATCGAACGTCACCTCTCGCGATCAATCCGGCCGTCCCCCCGGCGCTCAACCGGATCTGCATGCGGGCGATGGCCGACAAGCCTGATGAACGCTACCCCACCGCGCGGGCGCTCGCCGACGACCTCGACGCCTGGCTGCACAAGCAAGTAGGCCGGAAACGAGGGGGCGCGGCCAAGAAAGCCGTGATCGCAACCGGGCTCGTCCTGCTCTCGCTGGCCAGCGTCGCCTCGGGCTGGATGCTCGCGAACTTAAGACCGTGGGGAGCCGCCACGCGCGGCGCGTCGCCGGAGATCAGCCGGTTGCTCAGTCCTTCCACGGACGACGACGGTCGGGAGATCCCGACTTCGACTCCAACTCAAGCTCCGTCGCCGACTTCGCGCGAGCCGCACGCTTCCACCGTGGCCCTCGGCGACTCCAGGTTCGTGGGAAACCTGAGGAAGAAGCGCTACCATCTCGCCACGTGCGACGACGTGAAGGCGATGGCGGGCGCCAACATTTATCGCCTCAAGGATCTCGCCGAGGCGGTCGAGCTGGGCCTCAAGCCGTGCGATCACTGTCAGCCCGACTCTCAGCCGGTTCCTCAAAGCAAGGAGTGA
- the hemQ gene encoding hydrogen peroxide-dependent heme synthase, whose protein sequence is MSSEATTTTHGGASEQGAKAHPAQHGHRPAAAAKIPATLIPETGWHFFHLFYKVDRDRLRGFSEAERNAGRDELAKVLGTKQPGAVEQIQCFAVPGHKADFGVMVAGPDLKALHAVETAIAASPLGAALVQSYSFYSVTEVSEYVPDADQYAAMLRDREHLDPESSMFKTKVAAYTERLGPMNQQRLYPDFPDWPCFCFYPMSKMRSGEQNWYLLPFEERSELMSQHGRSGMRFAGRVSQLITASTGLDDWEWGVTLWARNPLYLKDIVYTMRFDESSAKYALFGDFYFGYFLSPRELVDTLRI, encoded by the coding sequence ATGTCTAGCGAAGCGACGACCACGACGCACGGCGGGGCCTCCGAACAGGGTGCCAAGGCGCACCCGGCGCAACACGGGCACCGGCCCGCCGCCGCGGCGAAGATCCCCGCGACGTTGATTCCCGAGACCGGCTGGCACTTCTTCCACCTGTTCTACAAAGTCGATCGCGATCGCCTGCGAGGGTTCAGCGAGGCCGAGCGCAACGCCGGCCGCGACGAGCTGGCGAAGGTGCTGGGGACGAAGCAGCCGGGGGCGGTCGAGCAGATTCAATGCTTCGCGGTTCCCGGCCATAAGGCGGATTTCGGCGTCATGGTGGCGGGGCCGGACCTCAAGGCGCTGCACGCGGTCGAGACGGCGATCGCGGCGTCGCCGCTGGGTGCCGCCCTGGTTCAATCGTACTCGTTCTACTCGGTCACCGAGGTCTCGGAGTACGTCCCCGACGCCGACCAGTACGCGGCCATGCTCCGCGATCGCGAGCATCTCGACCCCGAGAGCAGCATGTTCAAGACCAAGGTCGCCGCCTACACCGAGCGACTCGGTCCGATGAACCAGCAGCGGCTGTATCCCGATTTTCCGGACTGGCCCTGCTTCTGCTTCTACCCCATGAGCAAGATGCGCAGCGGCGAACAGAACTGGTATCTGCTGCCGTTCGAGGAGCGCTCCGAGCTGATGTCGCAGCACGGTCGAAGCGGCATGAGGTTCGCCGGCCGGGTCAGCCAGCTCATCACCGCCTCCACCGGCCTGGACGACTGGGAATGGGGCGTGACTCTCTGGGCTCGCAACCCGCTCTACCTCAAGGACATCGTCTACACGATGCGATTTGACGAGAGTTCCGCGAAATACGCCCTCTTCGGCGATTTCTACTTCGGCTACTTCCTCTCGCCCCGCGAGCTGGTCGACACCCTCCGCATTTAA
- a CDS encoding transporter, whose protein sequence is MKNYVPILVTVGFSIVGVVGDYLLKLASSQKDPLRSGWFYVGFAVYASTAFGWVYVMRHLKLATIGVVYSVSMILLLTAIGAAGFKETLNAYEIAGLLMAVGSLILLMRFA, encoded by the coding sequence TTGAAGAACTACGTCCCCATCCTTGTCACGGTCGGATTCAGCATCGTCGGGGTCGTCGGCGATTATCTCCTGAAGCTCGCCAGCTCACAGAAGGACCCGCTGCGTTCGGGCTGGTTTTACGTCGGCTTCGCCGTCTACGCCTCGACGGCGTTCGGCTGGGTGTACGTCATGCGCCACCTGAAGCTGGCGACCATCGGCGTCGTTTATTCGGTCTCGATGATCCTGTTGCTGACGGCGATCGGCGCGGCGGGATTCAAGGAGACGCTCAACGCCTACGAAATCGCCGGCCTGCTGATGGCGGTCGGCTCGCTGATCCTGCTCATGCGGTTCGCGTAA